In Kiloniellales bacterium, the DNA window GGCGGCCTCGGCCAAGATCGACGGCGTGATCAAGGGGCAGATCTCGCGCGAGGTGCCCGAGAGCGACCGCATCGTGTCGGACCGGGAGCTGGCCTGGCTCGAGGTGCTGGAATCCCGGGGGCAGGTGGAGACCAAGTTCAACAGCCGGCTGTTCAGCGCCGGCGACAGCCGCGAGCCGGAGCAGGCCGGCATCTGGGGTGCCGCGGTCGGCTCCATGCTGACGCTCTTCGTCACCTTCATGCTGTCCTTCCCGATCGCCGTCCTGAGCGCGATCTACCTGGAAGAGTTCGCGCCCAAGAACCGCGTCACCGACCTGATCGAGGTCAACATCAACAACCTCGCCGCCGTGCCGTCGATCGTGTTTGGCCTGCTCGGCCTCGCGGTCTTCCTGAACGTCTTCGGCATGCCCCGGTCGGCGCCCTTGGTCGGCGGCATGGTGCTCGCGCTCATGACTCTGCCGACGATCATCATCGCGGCTCGCGCCGCCCTGAAGGCGGTGCCGCCGTCGATCCGGGAGGCCGCTCTGGGCGTCGGCGCCTCCAAGCACCAGGTGGTCTGGCACCACGTGCTGCCGCTCGCCATGCCCGGCATCCTAACCGGCACGATCATCGGGCTGGCGCAGGCCCTGGGCGAGACCGCCCCGCTGCTGATGATCGGCATGGTGGCCTTCATCGTCGACATTCCCGGCGGGTTCACCGACCCTTCGACGGTCCTGCCGGTGCAGATCTACATCTGGGCCGACAGCCCGGAGCGGGCCTTCGTGGAGCGGACTTCGGCCGCCATCATGGTCCTCTTGACCTTCCTGGTGGCAATGAATGCGCTGGCCGTGTTCCTGCGGAAGCGTTTCGAGCGGCGCTGGTAACGAAGAGGAGGAGCGAGTCATGAGCCTGACAGACGACCATCCAGCCGTCGCGGTCGAAACGGCCCCGGACATGAGGGCCAACCCGCCCAAGTTCGTCAGCAAGGGGGTCAACGTCCACTACGGCGACAAGCAAGCGCTGGTCGATGTCGACATCGACATCCTGCCGAACGAGGTGACGGCGCTGATCGGCCCCTCGGGCTGCGGCAAGTCGACCTATCTGCGCTGCCTCAACCGGATGAACGACGTGATCGAAGGCTGCCGGGTCACCGGCAGGATCGACCTTGACGGCGACGACATCTATTCAGAAAAGGTCGACGTGGTTCAGCTGCGCGCCCGGGTCGGCATGGTGTTCCAGAAGCCCAATCCCTTTCCCAAGTCAGTCTTCGACAACGTCGCCTACGGCCCGAAGATCCACGGCATCGCCGAGAAGCGCGGCGACCTGGAGCAGCTGGTCGAGATCAGCCTGCAGAAGGCGGGGCTCTGGGACGAGGTCAAGGACCGTCTCGACGGGCCGGGCACGGGTCTGTCCGGCGGCCAGCAGCAGCGCCTCTGCATCGCGCGGGCGATCGCCGTCAGCCCCGACGTGATCCTGATGGACGAGCCCTGTTCGGCGCTCGACCCCATCGCGACCGCCAAGATCGAGGAGCTGATCGACGAGCTCCGGGAGAACTTCACGATCGTCATCGTGACCCACTCGATGCAGCAGGCGGCGCGGGTATCCCAGAAGACGGCCTTCTTCCACCTGGGCACCCTGGTGGAGCACGGGAATACCGAGGAGATCTTCACCAACCCCAAGGATGACCGGACCCAGGGCTACATCACGGGCAGATTTGGTTAGGATCCGAGGCAGCCGATGAGCCAAGCGAACGAACACATCGTCAGGTCCTTCGATAACCAGCTCGAAGATCTGCGCCACGCCATTGTCAAGATGGGCGGCCTCGCCGAGAGCCAGGTGGCGGCGTCGATCAAGACCCTGGTCCAGCGGGACGCGGACGCCGCGACGACGCTCCTGGCGCGTGACCGCGAGCTGGACCAGATGGAGCATGAGATCGACAAGATGGCGATGCGTCTGCTGGCGCTCCGCCAGCCGGTCGCGATCGACCTCAGGGAGATCGTGTCGGCACTCAAGATCTCCAACAACCTGGAGCGGATCGGCGACTATGCCTGCAGCGTCGCCGAGCGGGCGCGGACCCTGGCGCGCCACTCGGTCATCGCGCCGGTGCACAGCCTGCCGCGCATGGCCCAGCTGGTTCAGCTCGAGATCAAAACGGTGCTCGACGCCTACGTGAAGCACGACGCCGAGAAGGCGATCGAGGTCTGGAACAGCGACGAGGAGGTGGACGCGCTCTATACCAGCCTGTTCCGCGAGACCTTGACCTACATGATGGAGGACCCTCGCAACATCACGCCCTGCACCCATCTACTGTTCATCGCGCGCAGCATCGAGCGCATGGGCGACCACGCCACGAACATGGCGGAGTACGTCTACTACCTGGTCAAGGGCGAGCCCCTAACCTTCGACCGCCCCGTGGCCGACAGCACCAGCCTGGCGGGCATCGACCCGCCGCAGACAGGGACCTGAAACGACAGTGGACGGATATTCTGCCGCTATGAAGCCGATGATATTGGTGGTCGAGGACGAGAACGCGCTCGTCACCCTCCTGCACTACAACCTGGAGCGCGAAGGTTTCCGGGTCGTCTCCGCGAGCGACGGCGAGGAAGCCCTGATCGTCGCCAAGGAGGAGACGCCGGACCTCATCCTGCTGGATTGGATGCTGCCCCTGATGTCGGGCGTCGAAGTCTGCCGCCGCATGCGCCGCATGCCCGATCTGGGCGACACGCCGATCATCATGCTGACCGCGCGCGGCGAGGAGAGCGACAAGGTGCGCGGTCTGGAAAGCGGGGCCGACGACTACGTCACCAAGCCCTTCTCGCCGGCCGAGCTGATCGCGCGGATCCGGGCCGCCCTGCGCCGCACCCAGCCGGGCCTGACCTCGGAGGTTCTGGTGTTCGAGGATCTGATCATGGACCTCTCGACGCACCGGGTGGAGCGCGGCGGGCGGAAGGTCCATCTGGGACCGACCGAGTTCCGCCTGCTGCGTCATCTCCTGCAGCATCCAGGACGGGTGTTCAGCCGGGAACAGCTGCTCGACGCGGTCTGGGGCCGCAACGTCTATGTCGAGCTGCGCACGGTGGACGTGCACATCCGGCGCCTCCGCAAGGCAATCAACGCCGGGGAGCAGATCGACCTGATCCGCACCGTGCGCTCCGCCGGCTACGCGCTCGACCGGCCGGAGCTTTAGGCGCCGAGCCGCGCCCGGTAGGCCTGCTCCGCCTCATCGCCGAAGACCGCGAAGATCACACGCTCGATACCCTGCTCTTCGGAAAGCCAGACCTCGACTTCGGTCACCGCGATGTCGGTCGCCTGGTCCAGGGGAAAGCCGTAGATACCGGTCGAGATCGCCGGAAAGGCGATCGAGGCAATGCCGCTCTCCCGGGCCAGCTCCAGGCAATTGCGGTAGCACTCGGCCAGCAGGGCCGGCTCCTTCTCGCCGCCGCCGCGCCAGACCGGGCCGACGGCGTGAATCACGTGATTGGCCGGGAGCTCGAACCCCGGCGTGATGCGCGCCTCGCCGGTCGGGCAGCGGCCGATCTTTCCGCAGGCGCGGGCCAGCTCCAGGCCGGCGGCGCGGTGGATCGCGCCGCAGACACCGCCGCCGGGCGCCAGGCGCTCGTTGGCCGCGTTGACGATGGCGTCGACCGCCAGCGTGGTGATGTCGCCGGCGAAGATCTCGATGCGCGGATCGCTCATGATGCCTCGCTTACCCGCTCGGCCCGCCGCAGGGCGACGAAGAGCACCAGCAGGATCGCCGGCAGCCCCAGGGCCGCGGCGTAGCTGAAGAAGAAGACGTAGCCCTGGGCGTCGACGATGATACCGGAAAAGCCGCCGAGCAGCTTGCCCGGAAGGGTGAAGAGCGACGAGAACAGGGCATACTGGGTCGCCGTGTAGGCCGTGTTGGTCAGGCTGGAAAGATAGGCGATGAAGACGGAGCCGGCCAGGCCGCCCGCCAGGTTGTCGGCGCTGATGGTCAGCACCAGGAGCTCCAGGTCGTAGCCCACGGTCGCCAGGTAGGCGAAGACGAGATTGGTCGCGGCGACCAGGATCGCGCCCAGCAGGAGCGGGCGGGCGATCCCGAAGCGGGCGACCAGGAGTCCGCCGAGGAAGGCGCCGACGATGGTCATGCCGAGGCCGTAGATCTTGGTGATGCTGGCGACCTCGGACTTCGAGAAGCCGAGGTCGTAGTAGAAGGGGTTGGCCATGATGCCCATGGTGATGTCGCTGAGGCGGTAAAGCGCGATCAACGCCAGGATCGCCAGCGCCAGGCGCCCGTTGCGGACGAAGAAGTCCACGAAGGGGCTGATCACCGCGCCGGAGAACCAGGCGGCGATGCCGGCCCAGGTGCCGCCCGCCGCCCCGGCCAGGCGCCGCGAGAGCTCCTGCTCGCGGCGCCGCGTCGCCGCGTCGACCGGCGCCTCGGGCTCGCTGATCAGCAGCACGGTGGCGAAGCCGACCAGCATGCAGCCGGCCATCACCGCGTAAGCGAAGGGCCAGGAGAAGAACTCCGCCAGATAGAGCGCGCCGGCACCGGCGACCAGCAGCGCGACGCGGTAGCCCAGCTGATAGGTCGCGGCCATGGCCCCCTGGTAGCCGCGCTCCACCGCCTCGATCCGGTAGGCGTCAATCGAGACGTCCTGGGTCGCGGCGGAGAAGGCGACCAGAAAGGCGAAGGCCGCCACCCGGAGGACGTGGTCACCGGGATCCGTCAGCGCGATCCCGACCAGGCCGGCAGCGATCCCGATCTGCCCCAGCAGCATCCAGCTGCGGCGGCGCCCGAGCCGGGCGGTCAGCAGCGGCAGGGGCACGCGGTCGATCACCGGCGCCCAGAGTACCTTGATCGAGAAGGTGATGCCGACCCAGGAGAAGAAGCCGATCTCGGTCCGGCTTATGCCGGCCTCGCGCAGCCAGAAGGACAGCGTGGAGAAGATCAGCAGGAACGGCAGCCCGGCCGAGAAGCCGAGGAACAGCATCACCAGAACGCGCGGGTGGCGATAGACCCGGAGGGCCTCGCCCCAATTCCGGGTCTGGCCGCCAGCCGGCTGCTGAGTCGATAGGGAGTCCTTGCCCACGGTCATCCTTCGACAGGCTCAGGATGAGGTGAACTTTTTGATAAGAGTCACCCTCACCCTGAGCCTGTCGAAGGGTGAGGACGCAGAACGCGCAATGGCGTCAGCCGGCATCCTTGAGCCGGCTCTGCTTCTTGCGCTCGTGGGGGTCGAGGAGGCGCTTTCTCAGCCGGATCGCGTCGGGCGTCACCTCGACCAGCTCGTCATCCTCGATATAGGCGATCGCCTGCTCCAGGGACATGGCGCGCGGCGGCGAGAGGCGCACGGCGTCGTCCTTGCCGGCGGCCCGGATGTTGGTCAGCTGCTTGGCCTTCAGCGGGTTGACCTCGAGATCGGTGCCGCGGCTGTGCTCGCCGATGATCATGCCGCCGTAGACCGCCGCGCCGGGCTTGATGAAGAGCGGCCCGCGCTCTTCCAGGTTCCACAAGGCATAGGCCACGGCGGCGCCTTGGCTGTTCGAGATCAGCACGCCGTTGCGCCGGCCCTGGATCGGCCCGCGGTAGGGACCGTAGCTGTGGAACAGCCGGCTCATCACGCCGGTGCCCCGGGTGTCGGTCAGGAACTCTCCCAGGTAGCCGATCAGGCCGCGCGACGGCGCCAGGAAGGTGATCCGCACCTTGCCGCCCTCGGAGGGGCGCAGGTCGGTCATCTCGGCGCGGCGCTCGCTCAGCTTCTCGACGACCACGCCGGAGTAGGCCTCGT includes these proteins:
- the phoB gene encoding phosphate regulon transcriptional regulator PhoB encodes the protein MKPMILVVEDENALVTLLHYNLEREGFRVVSASDGEEALIVAKEETPDLILLDWMLPLMSGVEVCRRMRRMPDLGDTPIIMLTARGEESDKVRGLESGADDYVTKPFSPAELIARIRAALRRTQPGLTSEVLVFEDLIMDLSTHRVERGGRKVHLGPTEFRLLRHLLQHPGRVFSREQLLDAVWGRNVYVELRTVDVHIRRLRKAINAGEQIDLIRTVRSAGYALDRPEL
- a CDS encoding O-acetyl-ADP-ribose deacetylase, whose amino-acid sequence is MSDPRIEIFAGDITTLAVDAIVNAANERLAPGGGVCGAIHRAAGLELARACGKIGRCPTGEARITPGFELPANHVIHAVGPVWRGGGEKEPALLAECYRNCLELARESGIASIAFPAISTGIYGFPLDQATDIAVTEVEVWLSEEQGIERVIFAVFGDEAEQAYRARLGA
- the pstA gene encoding phosphate ABC transporter permease PstA, which translates into the protein MTDASLNGGALTGGALNGRLPTAQELSPARVRKRYAAERRFRAYGAAAILAAVAILAILIVSIVSKGYSAFVQTEIALEITFDPEVIDPTGERDPEVLASANYAPLIRDALTKVFPEVTGRRDKRNLRRLVSTGSPFELGHLVKNNPDLIGTTQTVWLAASAKIDGVIKGQISREVPESDRIVSDRELAWLEVLESRGQVETKFNSRLFSAGDSREPEQAGIWGAAVGSMLTLFVTFMLSFPIAVLSAIYLEEFAPKNRVTDLIEVNINNLAAVPSIVFGLLGLAVFLNVFGMPRSAPLVGGMVLALMTLPTIIIAARAALKAVPPSIREAALGVGASKHQVVWHHVLPLAMPGILTGTIIGLAQALGETAPLLMIGMVAFIVDIPGGFTDPSTVLPVQIYIWADSPERAFVERTSAAIMVLLTFLVAMNALAVFLRKRFERRW
- the phoU gene encoding phosphate signaling complex protein PhoU, with the translated sequence MSQANEHIVRSFDNQLEDLRHAIVKMGGLAESQVAASIKTLVQRDADAATTLLARDRELDQMEHEIDKMAMRLLALRQPVAIDLREIVSALKISNNLERIGDYACSVAERARTLARHSVIAPVHSLPRMAQLVQLEIKTVLDAYVKHDAEKAIEVWNSDEEVDALYTSLFRETLTYMMEDPRNITPCTHLLFIARSIERMGDHATNMAEYVYYLVKGEPLTFDRPVADSTSLAGIDPPQTGT
- a CDS encoding AmpG family muropeptide MFS transporter: MGKDSLSTQQPAGGQTRNWGEALRVYRHPRVLVMLFLGFSAGLPFLLIFSTLSFWLREAGISRTEIGFFSWVGITFSIKVLWAPVIDRVPLPLLTARLGRRRSWMLLGQIGIAAGLVGIALTDPGDHVLRVAAFAFLVAFSAATQDVSIDAYRIEAVERGYQGAMAATYQLGYRVALLVAGAGALYLAEFFSWPFAYAVMAGCMLVGFATVLLISEPEAPVDAATRRREQELSRRLAGAAGGTWAGIAAWFSGAVISPFVDFFVRNGRLALAILALIALYRLSDITMGIMANPFYYDLGFSKSEVASITKIYGLGMTIVGAFLGGLLVARFGIARPLLLGAILVAATNLVFAYLATVGYDLELLVLTISADNLAGGLAGSVFIAYLSSLTNTAYTATQYALFSSLFTLPGKLLGGFSGIIVDAQGYVFFFSYAAALGLPAILLVLFVALRRAERVSEAS
- the pstB gene encoding phosphate ABC transporter ATP-binding protein PstB, whose amino-acid sequence is MRANPPKFVSKGVNVHYGDKQALVDVDIDILPNEVTALIGPSGCGKSTYLRCLNRMNDVIEGCRVTGRIDLDGDDIYSEKVDVVQLRARVGMVFQKPNPFPKSVFDNVAYGPKIHGIAEKRGDLEQLVEISLQKAGLWDEVKDRLDGPGTGLSGGQQQRLCIARAIAVSPDVILMDEPCSALDPIATAKIEELIDELRENFTIVIVTHSMQQAARVSQKTAFFHLGTLVEHGNTEEIFTNPKDDRTQGYITGRFG